One genomic segment of Arthrobacter sp. JZ12 includes these proteins:
- a CDS encoding DUF4032 domain-containing protein: protein MTDSTQANWHDEPTDYNQPGKLPRSGSALGESALGSLNITAAATDPELLDLPWHLALEEWPAEYLAALPRGISRHIVRFAHLGGSVIAVKETGEHIARHEYHMLRKLQRLDVPCVEPVAVITGRKSLDGEDLDPVLVTRHLKFSMPYRALFSQMLRKDTLTRLIDAQALLLVRLHLIGFYWGDVSLSNTLFRRDAGAFAAYLVDAETGELYPELSNGQREYDLEIARVNIAGELMDLSEGGLIEEKVDPLATSELIMDSYRRLWAELTEQESFELGERWRVNARIRRLNELGFDVEEYAIKTVSETSQIQLQPKVVDAGHHSRRLIRLTGIDAQENQARRLLNDMDAYRADNTPGLDEEISAHQWVAHVFEPIVRAVPRELGGKLEPAEVVHEVLEHRWYMSEKQDRNVPLAEAVQSYLDSVLRHRRDEAAIMLTADTKTLDIISGGSQAED, encoded by the coding sequence ATGACTGATTCGACCCAAGCCAATTGGCACGATGAACCCACGGACTACAACCAGCCCGGCAAGTTGCCCCGGTCCGGAAGCGCTCTGGGCGAAAGTGCCTTGGGGTCCCTGAATATCACCGCCGCGGCAACTGACCCCGAGCTCCTCGATCTGCCCTGGCACCTGGCCCTGGAGGAGTGGCCGGCCGAGTATCTCGCTGCCCTTCCGCGCGGTATATCCCGGCATATCGTGAGGTTCGCCCACCTCGGCGGCTCCGTGATCGCCGTGAAGGAAACCGGCGAACACATCGCACGGCATGAGTACCACATGTTGCGTAAGCTTCAGCGCCTGGACGTTCCCTGCGTGGAGCCCGTTGCGGTCATCACCGGCCGAAAGTCCCTGGACGGCGAGGATCTCGATCCTGTCCTGGTGACCCGGCACCTGAAGTTCTCCATGCCGTACCGTGCACTTTTCTCACAGATGCTCCGCAAGGACACCCTGACCCGTCTGATCGACGCGCAGGCCCTTCTGCTGGTGCGGCTGCACCTCATTGGGTTCTACTGGGGCGACGTCTCGCTCTCCAACACGCTCTTCCGCCGCGATGCCGGCGCTTTCGCTGCTTATCTCGTGGACGCCGAAACCGGAGAGCTCTACCCGGAGCTCTCGAACGGGCAGCGCGAGTACGACCTCGAGATCGCTCGTGTGAACATCGCCGGTGAACTGATGGACCTCTCGGAAGGCGGCCTCATCGAGGAGAAGGTGGATCCCCTCGCCACCAGTGAGCTGATCATGGACAGCTATCGCAGACTGTGGGCAGAGCTCACCGAGCAGGAGTCGTTTGAGCTTGGCGAGCGGTGGCGGGTGAACGCCCGTATCCGTCGGCTCAACGAGCTTGGTTTCGACGTCGAAGAGTACGCGATCAAGACTGTCTCGGAAACATCGCAGATCCAGTTGCAGCCCAAGGTGGTCGACGCAGGGCATCACAGCCGCCGCCTCATCCGCCTCACCGGCATTGACGCCCAGGAGAACCAGGCCCGGCGCCTCCTGAACGATATGGACGCTTACAGGGCCGACAACACGCCCGGTCTCGACGAGGAAATCAGTGCGCACCAGTGGGTTGCCCACGTTTTCGAACCGATCGTCCGGGCGGTCCCCCGTGAGCTGGGCGGGAAGCTGGAGCCGGCGGAAGTGGTGCACGAGGTGCTTGAACACCGCTGGTACATGTCTGAGAAACAGGACCGCAACGTGCCGCTGGCGGAAGCTGTTCAGTCCTACCTCGATTCGGTTCTACGGCACCGACGTGATGAAGCGGCGATCATGCTGACTGCGGACACAAAGACGCTCGACATTATTAGCGGCGGCTCTCAGGCGGAGGACTAG
- a CDS encoding NAD(P)-dependent oxidoreductase translates to MRIAVTGSSGKLGRSVVTGLREAGHEVLGLDLRGERGPDFLSIDLTNYGDVADAFHGVDERHSGFDAVVHLAAIPAPGLQADAATFRNNMNATYNVFQASRRAGIKRIVHASSETVLGLPFDEDPPYIPVDEEYDARPESTYSMVKHLEEQMAIQLTRWDPELSITALRFSNVMDPADYADFPSFDADPMLRKWNLWGYIDGRDGAQAVLCALEHASKGFDRFIIAAADTVMSRSSASLAAKVFPAVELVKEVGEHETLLSIDKARRLLGFEPHHSWRDSV, encoded by the coding sequence GTGAGGATCGCTGTCACAGGGTCGAGCGGCAAGCTCGGCCGGAGCGTTGTCACGGGGCTGCGCGAGGCAGGGCACGAGGTGCTCGGCCTGGACCTCCGCGGCGAGCGCGGCCCCGATTTCCTTTCTATCGACCTCACAAACTACGGCGATGTTGCGGATGCCTTCCACGGTGTGGACGAACGGCATTCCGGGTTTGACGCCGTCGTGCACCTGGCAGCGATTCCTGCGCCGGGCCTGCAGGCTGACGCGGCGACCTTCCGCAACAACATGAATGCCACCTACAACGTCTTCCAGGCGAGCAGGCGGGCAGGCATCAAGCGCATTGTTCATGCCTCCAGCGAGACGGTTCTCGGGCTGCCCTTCGACGAGGATCCTCCCTATATTCCGGTGGACGAGGAGTACGACGCACGCCCCGAGAGCACGTATTCCATGGTGAAGCACCTCGAGGAGCAGATGGCCATCCAGCTCACCCGGTGGGATCCGGAGTTGAGCATCACCGCGCTGCGGTTCAGCAATGTGATGGATCCGGCTGACTACGCTGACTTCCCGTCCTTCGACGCGGACCCGATGTTGCGGAAGTGGAACCTGTGGGGCTACATCGATGGCCGGGACGGGGCGCAGGCGGTCCTCTGCGCCCTCGAGCACGCTTCGAAGGGGTTCGACCGGTTCATCATCGCCGCGGCCGACACGGTCATGAGCCGATCCAGTGCATCGCTTGCCGCCAAGGTATTTCCCGCCGTCGAACTGGTGAAGGAGGTCGGTGAACACGAGACCCTCCTGTCCATCGACAAGGCCCGGCGCCTACTGGGCTTCGAACCGCACCACAGTTGGAGGGATTCCGTGTGA
- the otsA gene encoding alpha,alpha-trehalose-phosphate synthase (UDP-forming) has translation MQSGDTSFGEFEFIVVSNRLPVDRVNDDDGNGTWRRSPGGLVTALAPVMEKADGAWVGWHGAADETLKSFDHENMRLVPVPLSATDVEDYYEGFSNATLWPLYHDVIAPPEFHRHWWESYTRVNERFAEATAAVAAEGATVWVQDYQLQLVPKLLRKARPDLKIGFFNHIPFPPLEIYAQLPWRRQVIEGLLGADLIGFQRPSDASNFLRCVRRFLGLSIRQQQVQVKGEDGAPDYVSRAEAFPISIDVQRIVDLAHRPDIIERSKEIRRELGNPKHILLGVDRLDYTKGIGHRLKAYEELLADGLVQVEDAALIQVASPSRERVEQYRLLREEIEGAVGRINGTYDTIANTAIRYLHHSYPVEEMVALYLAADVMLVTALRDGMNLVAKEYVAARTGNRGALVLSEFAGAADTLRQAILVNPHDIDGLKSAIRSALEMTPAEATRRMRIMRRQVLQNDVERWSKAFLAELQNGTREEALV, from the coding sequence ATGCAATCGGGTGACACATCGTTCGGTGAGTTTGAATTCATAGTCGTTTCCAACCGGCTGCCGGTTGACCGCGTGAACGACGACGACGGCAACGGCACCTGGCGGCGGTCACCTGGCGGCCTGGTCACCGCCCTCGCACCCGTGATGGAGAAGGCAGACGGCGCCTGGGTAGGCTGGCACGGAGCTGCCGACGAGACCCTGAAGTCCTTCGACCACGAGAACATGAGGCTCGTCCCCGTCCCACTGAGCGCAACAGATGTTGAGGACTACTACGAGGGCTTCTCCAACGCGACCCTCTGGCCGCTGTACCACGACGTCATCGCGCCGCCGGAGTTCCACCGTCACTGGTGGGAGTCCTACACGCGCGTCAATGAGCGCTTCGCCGAGGCCACCGCCGCCGTTGCAGCGGAAGGTGCAACAGTGTGGGTCCAGGACTACCAGTTGCAGCTCGTGCCCAAACTGCTGCGCAAGGCACGTCCCGACCTGAAGATCGGCTTTTTCAACCACATTCCCTTCCCACCGCTGGAAATCTACGCGCAACTCCCTTGGCGGCGGCAGGTCATCGAGGGGCTCCTCGGGGCCGACCTGATCGGTTTCCAGCGCCCCAGCGATGCAAGCAACTTCCTTCGCTGCGTTCGGCGTTTCCTCGGCCTGTCGATCCGGCAGCAGCAGGTGCAGGTGAAGGGAGAGGACGGCGCCCCTGACTACGTTTCGCGGGCGGAGGCCTTCCCCATCTCCATCGATGTGCAGCGGATCGTGGACCTTGCGCACCGTCCTGACATCATCGAGCGGTCCAAGGAGATCCGCCGCGAGCTGGGCAACCCCAAGCACATCCTGCTCGGCGTTGACCGGCTCGACTACACCAAGGGCATCGGCCACAGACTCAAGGCCTACGAGGAACTCCTGGCCGACGGCCTGGTCCAGGTGGAGGACGCCGCGCTAATCCAGGTCGCCAGCCCCAGCCGCGAACGGGTTGAACAGTACCGCCTGCTGCGTGAGGAGATCGAGGGCGCCGTCGGACGCATCAACGGCACGTACGACACCATCGCCAACACCGCCATCCGCTACCTCCACCACAGCTATCCCGTGGAGGAGATGGTTGCGCTCTACCTCGCTGCCGACGTCATGCTCGTGACGGCCCTTCGCGATGGCATGAACCTGGTGGCCAAGGAGTACGTCGCCGCTCGTACGGGCAACCGGGGCGCATTGGTCCTGAGCGAGTTCGCCGGCGCCGCCGACACGCTGCGCCAGGCGATTCTGGTCAACCCCCACGACATCGACGGGCTCAAGTCCGCGATCCGATCCGCCCTGGAGATGACTCCAGCGGAAGCGACCCGCCGCATGCGCATCATGCGCCGGCAGGTGCTGCAGAACGACGTCGAACGCTGGTCCAAGGCGTTCCTTGCCGAACTGCAGAACGGAACCAGGGAGGAAGCCCTTGTCTGA
- a CDS encoding DNA/RNA non-specific endonuclease, whose protein sequence is MDALLPETLTMAIDDLSDRQGYDENFLGIPLPLPSLQYFETTVLPYTNFSIVMRPDKRLAAVTALGIDGSQLMELGREGIDWRLDPRLPEDHQTGERVYARNGIDRGHLVRRASAVWGGTRDQAAQANADTFFYTNAAPQAARFNQSLELWLGLETYLLENAADHGRRLTVFTGPIFSEQDPLYRGTEIPLRYFKIAAFLVEGQLGATGYVVDQTPQLGELPDVPPPGALDEAPPLRPFRTFQVPVRDIEALTGLNLGQLVAADRMPIATALPTATITSAWRQLSSPECLDLDFDLQS, encoded by the coding sequence ATGGATGCACTTCTGCCCGAGACCCTGACGATGGCCATCGACGACCTGTCCGACCGCCAGGGATACGACGAGAACTTCCTTGGCATACCCCTGCCGTTGCCGTCCCTGCAATATTTCGAGACAACGGTCCTGCCGTACACCAACTTCTCCATCGTGATGCGGCCGGACAAGCGGCTGGCCGCAGTCACTGCACTCGGTATTGACGGTTCGCAGCTGATGGAGCTTGGACGCGAAGGAATCGACTGGAGGCTGGACCCCCGCCTCCCGGAGGACCACCAGACCGGTGAACGCGTCTACGCGCGTAATGGCATTGACAGGGGGCATCTGGTTCGACGGGCATCGGCGGTATGGGGCGGCACCCGGGACCAGGCAGCACAGGCAAATGCCGACACCTTCTTCTACACCAACGCGGCACCCCAGGCAGCCCGCTTCAATCAGAGCCTGGAGCTATGGCTCGGCCTCGAGACGTACCTGTTGGAGAACGCCGCTGATCACGGGCGCCGCCTAACCGTGTTCACTGGGCCAATCTTCAGTGAACAGGACCCCCTCTACAGGGGAACCGAAATTCCGCTGCGTTACTTCAAAATCGCGGCATTCCTTGTGGAAGGTCAGCTCGGCGCCACGGGCTATGTCGTGGATCAGACACCTCAGCTGGGTGAACTTCCTGACGTCCCTCCGCCCGGAGCGCTGGATGAGGCACCTCCCTTGAGACCTTTCCGCACGTTCCAGGTACCGGTCAGAGACATTGAAGCCTTGACGGGCCTCAACCTCGGACAGCTCGTTGCGGCAGACCGCATGCCGATTGCAACCGCCCTGCCCACTGCAACGATCACCTCAGCCTGGCGGCAGCTGTCCAGCCCGGAGTGCCTTGACCTCGATTTCGACTTGCAGAGCTGA
- a CDS encoding DsbA family protein, whose product MTPSTPRPTKAQRKVEAREQARQVMEERKRREQRASFLIKWGVVAAVIAILVIIGLIIAGNIRGQIPDAGPAPAHGNENGGITLTSSTELAAADAGEVDIASLPEEDPSPADPPPGIQASAADEPVQVVAYVDVNCVHCANFEQTHGEQIKTWLDEGAITFEYRNLAFLDGNSQTRYSSRSASALACVADSSPESYWDFSAALFGNFQNGELSDEELADKAEQAGAGDISGCLEGGTFRPWVKYSTDAAAAYGINGTPTVFVDGEQVTDAVSDFVTFTQEKIDAKN is encoded by the coding sequence ATGACGCCGAGCACGCCCCGACCCACCAAGGCACAACGCAAAGTGGAGGCACGAGAACAAGCCCGGCAAGTCATGGAGGAACGGAAGCGCCGTGAGCAGCGCGCGTCGTTCCTCATCAAGTGGGGTGTGGTCGCGGCGGTCATCGCCATCCTCGTGATCATCGGTTTGATTATTGCCGGGAACATCCGCGGCCAGATTCCCGACGCCGGTCCCGCACCTGCGCACGGCAACGAGAACGGTGGCATCACCCTCACCTCCAGCACCGAACTCGCGGCCGCCGACGCCGGCGAGGTGGACATCGCAAGCTTGCCAGAGGAAGACCCCAGCCCGGCAGACCCGCCGCCCGGAATCCAGGCGTCTGCTGCGGACGAACCGGTGCAGGTGGTTGCCTACGTCGACGTCAACTGCGTGCACTGCGCGAACTTCGAGCAGACCCACGGCGAGCAGATCAAAACCTGGCTCGACGAGGGGGCGATCACCTTCGAATACCGCAACCTCGCCTTCCTGGACGGCAACTCGCAGACGCGGTACTCCTCGCGGAGCGCGTCGGCCCTGGCATGTGTGGCGGACTCTTCGCCCGAGTCCTACTGGGACTTCTCAGCCGCTCTGTTCGGCAACTTCCAGAACGGTGAACTGAGCGATGAAGAACTCGCGGACAAGGCCGAGCAGGCCGGAGCCGGCGACATCTCCGGTTGCCTCGAGGGAGGAACCTTCCGTCCCTGGGTGAAATACAGCACCGATGCGGCGGCCGCGTACGGCATCAACGGCACGCCGACGGTCTTCGTTGACGGTGAGCAGGTCACCGACGCAGTCAGCGACTTCGTAACGTTCACCCAGGAGAAGATCGACGCCAAGAACTGA
- the otsB gene encoding trehalose-phosphatase — protein sequence MSEHLDAELLSALATAAATDHLLVALDFDGTMSPLVDRAEDARALPGSAAALRELAQLPRTTTALISGRALDSLRLVASPEPETLLIGSHGAETWTGPDGAPLTLTPSQVEILERATDAVQKVVDAHPGTLLELKPAGVVLHTRTADSPTAEAATTAALTALSELDGVHLSNGKNVLELSVVQADKGRGLQSLRELTGATAVVFAGDDVTDEHALKTLTPPDVGIKVGDGDTAAHFRITAPEELVHVLRELVTLRSAGVSA from the coding sequence TTGTCTGAGCATCTGGACGCAGAACTGCTGTCCGCGCTCGCCACTGCAGCAGCCACCGACCACTTGCTGGTCGCGCTGGACTTTGACGGCACAATGTCGCCGCTCGTTGACCGCGCGGAAGACGCACGTGCCCTGCCGGGATCTGCTGCTGCCCTCCGCGAGCTGGCGCAGCTTCCGCGCACGACGACGGCGCTCATCTCGGGACGCGCATTGGACAGCCTGCGGCTCGTCGCCTCACCGGAACCGGAAACCCTGCTCATCGGCAGCCATGGGGCTGAAACGTGGACCGGCCCGGACGGTGCTCCCCTGACGCTCACCCCGTCTCAGGTTGAAATTCTCGAACGTGCAACGGATGCGGTGCAGAAGGTGGTGGACGCCCACCCGGGCACCCTCCTGGAACTGAAACCGGCCGGCGTCGTTCTTCACACAAGGACCGCGGACAGCCCAACGGCCGAGGCGGCCACCACCGCTGCACTCACCGCACTCTCAGAGCTCGACGGTGTCCACCTGAGCAATGGGAAGAACGTACTCGAGCTCTCGGTGGTGCAGGCAGACAAGGGGCGGGGGCTGCAGTCGCTGCGCGAACTGACGGGCGCGACGGCGGTGGTGTTTGCTGGTGACGACGTCACCGATGAGCACGCACTCAAAACGCTGACACCGCCGGACGTCGGGATCAAGGTCGGCGACGGTGACACCGCTGCACACTTCAGGATTACGGCGCCCGAGGAACTTGTACATGTCCTTCGAGAGCTCGTCACGCTAAGAAGTGCTGGCGTATCCGCCTGA
- a CDS encoding SRPBCC domain-containing protein has translation MDSIFSHAEHSIDRTETALPKVISSEVVVPHSAAHAFAGFTDGIHLWWPAEQTKFGEGTHPEFTGGELFEEDPEGRTALWATLVPTEDDSVLTLTWHLDGKPHSSTRVTVSFTSESAGTRVRVVHDSWSAGTAGQEQFAAAPDWDQALQRYQRFMGG, from the coding sequence ATGGACAGCATCTTCTCCCATGCAGAGCACTCTATTGACCGAACAGAGACGGCACTGCCCAAGGTGATCAGCTCCGAGGTAGTAGTCCCTCATAGCGCCGCGCACGCCTTCGCCGGCTTCACCGACGGGATTCACCTTTGGTGGCCTGCGGAGCAGACCAAGTTCGGTGAAGGTACGCATCCCGAATTCACCGGCGGTGAACTCTTCGAGGAAGACCCCGAGGGGAGGACCGCCCTGTGGGCAACGTTGGTGCCGACGGAAGATGATTCAGTGTTGACGCTGACCTGGCACCTCGACGGTAAACCTCATTCCTCCACTCGCGTTACGGTGTCATTCACTTCAGAGTCCGCGGGAACTCGTGTACGGGTGGTTCACGACAGCTGGAGCGCAGGGACTGCCGGACAGGAGCAATTCGCTGCAGCCCCTGACTGGGATCAGGCTCTGCAGCGCTATCAGCGCTTCATGGGTGGATAG
- a CDS encoding sn-glycerol-3-phosphate ABC transporter ATP-binding protein UgpC produces the protein MATVTFDQATRLYPGTDKPAVDKLNIEIADGEFLVLVGPSGCGKSTSLRMLAGLEDVNSGRILIGDRDVTDVPPKDRDIAMVFQNYALYPHMSVADNMGFALKIAGVSKEERAQRVREAAKLLDLEQYLDRKPKALSGGQRQRVAMGRAIVRNPQVFLMDEPLSNLDAKLRVQTRTQIASLTRRLGVTTVYVTHDQVEAMTMGDRVAVLKDGILQQVDTPRNLYERPQNVFVAGFIGSPAMNLLELPTSEAGVKFGDTTYPVPREVLSSAHGATVTLGVRPEDLALAPAGEGLQVEVDVVEELGADAYLYGHTTLDGREHDIVARVDGRRPPMKGDTVYVRPEKGHVHLFDTKDGLRLADHV, from the coding sequence ATGGCAACGGTAACGTTTGACCAGGCTACTCGCCTGTACCCGGGCACCGACAAGCCCGCCGTAGACAAGCTCAACATCGAGATCGCAGACGGCGAATTCCTCGTTCTCGTAGGACCCTCCGGTTGTGGAAAGTCCACCTCCCTCCGGATGCTCGCAGGTCTCGAAGATGTCAACTCCGGGCGAATCCTCATCGGCGACCGCGACGTTACCGACGTTCCCCCCAAGGACCGCGACATCGCGATGGTTTTCCAGAACTACGCGCTGTACCCGCACATGTCCGTCGCCGACAATATGGGCTTCGCCCTGAAGATCGCCGGCGTCTCCAAGGAAGAGCGCGCGCAGCGTGTCCGCGAAGCAGCAAAGCTGCTCGACCTCGAGCAGTACCTCGACCGCAAGCCGAAGGCCCTCTCCGGTGGTCAGCGCCAGCGTGTCGCCATGGGCCGCGCAATCGTCCGTAACCCGCAGGTCTTCCTCATGGACGAACCGTTGTCCAACCTGGACGCCAAGCTACGGGTCCAGACCCGCACCCAGATCGCCTCGCTCACCCGCCGCCTCGGCGTCACCACCGTGTACGTCACCCACGACCAGGTCGAGGCTATGACGATGGGCGACCGCGTCGCGGTTCTCAAGGACGGCATCCTTCAGCAGGTCGACACCCCCCGCAACCTCTACGAGCGTCCGCAGAACGTCTTCGTTGCAGGCTTCATCGGCTCCCCCGCCATGAACCTGCTCGAGCTGCCCACCTCCGAGGCCGGCGTGAAGTTCGGCGACACCACCTACCCCGTCCCCCGCGAGGTGCTCAGCTCCGCACATGGTGCCACAGTGACCCTGGGTGTCCGTCCCGAGGATCTTGCGCTGGCTCCCGCCGGTGAAGGCCTGCAGGTGGAGGTCGACGTCGTCGAGGAGCTCGGCGCGGACGCTTACCTCTACGGGCACACCACGCTCGACGGACGGGAGCACGACATCGTGGCACGCGTCGACGGTCGCCGCCCTCCGATGAAGGGCGACACCGTTTACGTCCGCCCGGAGAAGGGCCACGTGCACCTCTTCGACACCAAGGACGGACTCCGCCTGGCGGACCACGTGTAA
- a CDS encoding SDR family oxidoreductase yields the protein MTIVVTGATGELGRHVVRHLLARGVKPAEIIAGGRNEEVLETLSALGVLTARIDYSDPSTLDAAFAGADKVLLISGSEVGKRVLQHKAVIDAARKVGAGLVYTSAPKASTSSLILAPDHKATEEMLEQSGLSYTVLRNNWYFENYNNTILQAAQTGSILTSAGDGRVASATRSEYAEAAAVALLSDQFAGDVLELGGDHAWDMRELADAVEAASGREVGVDNVSSDEHVAALQGFGLDEGTAGFVAALDANIADGLLADTDGSLARLIGRPTTSLKDYVQELIGK from the coding sequence ATGACCATCGTCGTTACCGGAGCAACAGGAGAACTTGGACGTCACGTTGTCCGGCATTTGCTTGCCAGGGGCGTCAAGCCTGCAGAGATAATCGCGGGCGGGCGTAACGAGGAGGTGCTCGAGACACTCTCGGCACTCGGCGTCCTCACCGCAAGGATCGACTACTCAGACCCATCAACCCTGGATGCTGCTTTCGCCGGAGCCGATAAGGTCTTGCTCATCTCCGGAAGCGAGGTAGGCAAGCGCGTTCTTCAGCACAAGGCGGTGATTGACGCCGCCCGCAAGGTTGGCGCCGGTCTGGTTTACACCAGCGCGCCCAAGGCCTCAACGTCATCACTTATCCTCGCACCCGATCACAAGGCGACAGAGGAGATGCTCGAGCAGTCGGGCCTCTCGTACACCGTCCTGCGGAACAACTGGTACTTCGAGAACTACAACAACACAATCCTTCAGGCCGCACAGACGGGGAGCATCCTGACAAGCGCCGGTGATGGTCGCGTGGCAAGCGCCACCAGAAGTGAGTACGCCGAGGCTGCTGCGGTCGCGCTGCTTTCGGATCAGTTTGCGGGCGACGTGCTGGAGCTCGGCGGGGACCATGCCTGGGACATGCGCGAACTTGCAGACGCAGTCGAAGCCGCGTCTGGCCGGGAAGTCGGCGTCGACAACGTCTCTAGCGACGAGCACGTTGCCGCGCTGCAGGGTTTCGGTCTCGATGAGGGAACTGCCGGGTTCGTGGCCGCGCTCGATGCGAACATTGCTGACGGATTGCTCGCCGACACCGACGGCTCCCTCGCCCGGCTGATAGGACGCCCCACAACGTCCCTCAAGGACTATGTCCAGGAGCTAATCGGCAAGTGA